Within the Barnesiella intestinihominis YIT 11860 genome, the region CATAGGTGTTCCTGCCGTAATATTGGGAAAATCGATTTACGAGGGGAAAATATTATTGTCGGAAATATCCCGGTTTGTCGCTAAAAATCAAAGTTATGTTGGCTAAACGTATTATACCGTGTCTCGACGTGAAAGACGGAAAGACCGTGAAGGGAACGAAGTTTGTGGATTTCAAAGAGGCCGGCGACCCGGTTTTATTGGGCGAAATATACAGTAAAGAGGGAGCCGATGAACTTGTTTACCTCGATATAACTGCGTCGAGCGAGGGTCGTAGCACGTTCACCGATTTGGTGAAACGGGTGGCTTCCCGTATCGACATACCTTTTACTGTCGGAGGCGGTGTCAACTCTTTACAAGATATAGACCGTCTATTGAATGTAGGGGCGGATAAAGTGTCGTTGAATTCTTCGGCTCTGAAAAATCCGCAAATTATAGACGATGTGGCAAAAAAATTCGGTTCACAAGTTTGTGTTATCGCAATAGATGCTAACTTTGAAAATGGAAACTGGGTTTGTTATTTGAATGGTGGAAAAGTCGCTACCCAACGAACGCTTTTTGAATGGGCTTTGGAAGCAGCTGAAAGGGGAGCGGGTGAGATACTCTTTACAAGCATGACTCATGATGGCACTCGAAGCGGATATGCCCATGAAGCGTTATTGGAACTTCACCGACTATTACCTATCCCAATCATAGCTTCGGGAGGAGCGGGTACGAAGGCGCATTTTAAAGATGCGTTTCTCCGTGGCAAGGCCGATGCCGCATTGGCTGCGGGCGTATTTCATTTTGGCGAGATAACGATTCCTGAGTTGAAAAAATATTTATCGGAAAGTGGTATTCCTGTGAGGAGGTAGATTTATGGAAAAAGAAACGATACAGTTGGATTTTGAAAAAATGGGTGGGCTTGTTCCAGCCGTCGTTCAAGACGATGTTACTCAAAAAGTACTTATGGTAGGGTTTATGAATGAAGTGG harbors:
- the hisF gene encoding imidazole glycerol phosphate synthase subunit HisF, which translates into the protein MLAKRIIPCLDVKDGKTVKGTKFVDFKEAGDPVLLGEIYSKEGADELVYLDITASSEGRSTFTDLVKRVASRIDIPFTVGGGVNSLQDIDRLLNVGADKVSLNSSALKNPQIIDDVAKKFGSQVCVIAIDANFENGNWVCYLNGGKVATQRTLFEWALEAAERGAGEILFTSMTHDGTRSGYAHEALLELHRLLPIPIIASGGAGTKAHFKDAFLRGKADAALAAGVFHFGEITIPELKKYLSESGIPVRR